One Mycolicibacterium rufum genomic window, GACTTCGTCACGATTTCCGGCGGCGGGCACGTCTGGCCGACGTGGCCCGGCTTCGACGCCTCGGCGGCCGGCGCGGACTTCTTCGCCACGCACGGGCGCTGACGTCAGACGCGGGTGCGCCGCAATCCGGGGAGCACCACCTCGTCGACCAGGACGCGGACGGTCTCGTCGGTCGGCATCCGCTCGGAGATCAGACTGCGGAACACCAGGTAGCCGGGCAGCACGTCCCAGATCTCGGGGTCGATCGCCTCCGCGTCGATCTCACCACGGTCGACGGCGGCTGCCAGCACTTCCTCGATCATCGTATGACGGTGCCGAACGAACTTGTCCTGCATCGCCTTTCGCAGATCGACGCTGTGCGACATCTCATTGAGCACCGCCCGCATCGTCATCGCGTGTTCCCGGGCCAGCGCGGCCACCCCGGTCCCGATCGCGATGAGGTCGTCACGCAGGCTTCCGGTCTTCGGCGCGACCGCGG contains:
- a CDS encoding TetR/AcrR family transcriptional regulator; translated protein: MVPDSSPSSATEDAAEPGQSCWTEREAELLTVTLRLLQSHGYDRLTVDAVAAEAKASKATVYRRWPSKADLVLAAFIEGTRETAVAPKTGSLRDDLIAIGTGVAALAREHAMTMRAVLNEMSHSVDLRKAMQDKFVRHRHTMIEEVLAAAVDRGEIDAEAIDPEIWDVLPGYLVFRSLISERMPTDETVRVLVDEVVLPGLRRTRV